The sequence TTTCATTATCTTTTCTGTTTCTTATGGCAAGTCTTATATATTGAGGCTTATTAAAGGTATCTTTTTTATATAAATCCTTAATAAGAATATTATGTTTTTCAAGTAAATCTATTGCCATTTTAGTGCTATTTTTATTAATTTTTACCATGATAAAATTTGCTTGGGAATCATAAACCTTATAACCTGCTTTTCTTAATTCAGTCGTCATATATTCCCTTTCTGCCACTATTTTATCGCAAGCTTTGATATAATCATCCTTATATAAAGGAATAATTT is a genomic window of Clostridiales bacterium containing:
- a CDS encoding aminotransferase class I/II-fold pyridoxal phosphate-dependent enzyme, with translation MNKYQNLIVIKSISKSYGVPGLRLGIMACGNKEINKIIRQNMAIWNINSLAEYFLQIIPLYKDDYIKACDKIVAEREYMTTELRKAGYKVYDSQANFIMVKINKNSTKMAIDLLEKHNILIKDLYKKDTFNKPQYIRLAIRNRKDNERIIQILRREVNL